The genomic region GAGGTGCCGCTGGCGGCCGGCCTGCGCGCCACCTTCCGGGTCGCGACGGACGCGCCGATCGATACCGCCGGGGCGACTCGCGCCGACGGCAAGCGGGTGTGGGATCTGTCCGGCGTCCTCCCGGGCGATCGCGACGTCGAGGTCGAACTCATGCCGGTCGACGGCGCGTGGTTCGCGGGCGCGTTCGCCGGCGCGACCTACGCGGCGCCGCTGTCGTCGACCGCGGACCTGCTGGGCGTCTTCGAGGCCACCGGCGGGTCGCTGCTGTTGCGGGGGGTCGTGTCCCCCGAGGGCGGCGCCGGGCGCACGGAACTGACCTACGAGCCGCCGGTGCCCGCGCTGGCGTTTCCGATCGAGGTCGGCAGCGCATGGCAGGTGACGGCGCAGGTGTCCGGCACCGCGGCCGGCGTTCCGGCGCTGTACTCGGAGCGCTATCGCTACACCGCCGACGCCGCCGGCCAACTCGCGACGCCGTTCGGCACGTTCGACGTGGTGCGCATCCGCGCGGAGTTGACGCGCACCGCCGGGGCGGCGGTCACGACCTCGCGTACCTACCTGTTCGTCTCCGAGTGTTTCGGCGTCGTCGCGTCGATCGTGTCGAACGACTACGAGCCGGACGTGGAGTTCGACACGGCGCGCGAAGTGCGGAGGTTGGCGCCATGACCGCCCCGGTCGCACGCCCGCCGGTGTGGGCCGTCGCCGCGGCCGCGATGCTCGCGTCCGGCTGCCCCCGCTTTCACAGCGGACCGCTGCCGGGCGAGCCGGCGGACGCGACGTTCGCGGAGGTCGACGGCGTGCGCGTGCGCTACGTCGACGTCGGGCAGGGACCCGCGGTCGTGTTGATCCACGGCTTCGGCTCGTCGCTCGACATCTGGGACGGCGTGATCGACGCGCTGCGCGCCGACCACCGCGTGCTGGCGCTCGACCTCAAGGGGTTCGGCTGGTCGTCGCGGCCGCCGGGCGACTACTCGCCGGCCGCGCAGGCGCGGCTCGTCTTGGCGCTGGCGAACGCGCGCGGAATCGATCGCTTCAGCGTCGTCGGCCACAGCTGGGGGGCGTCGGTCGCGCTGGCGCTCGCCCTCGCGGCGCCGGACCGCGTCGACCGCGTCGCGCTGTACAGCGCGTGGGTCTACGAGGAGCAGTTGCCTTCGCTGTTTTTGTGGGCGCGCGCGCCGGTGCTCGGCGAGGCGCTGTTTTCGCTGGTCTACCGCGAGCGGATCGCCGACCGCGTCGCGTATGCGTACTACGACCCGGAGTCGGTGCCGCAGGCGCGGGTCGATGCGGTCGAGGAGCTGTTTCGTCGCCCGGGTACGACGGCGGCGGCGCTCGCGGCCGTCCGCGGCCAGCGCTACGCGCGGCTCCAGCGCCACTACAAGGATGTGCGCCAGCCGGTACTGCTGATCTGGGGCCGCGAGGACCGCGTCGCGCGACTGCCGTTCGGCGAGCGCCTCGCCGGCGACCTGCCGAACGCGCGCCTGGTGGTCGTTCCGCGCTGCGGTCACATCCCGATGCGCGAGGCGGCCGCCGCCACGACGCGCGCGCTCGTCGCGTTCTTGGCCGGAGGGGAGTCGTGACGGCGCGCGCGGGACGCGCGGCGGCGGTGCGCGGCCACGCGCTGCTCGCGCTCGCGGCCGCGATCGCCGCGCCGGCCGCGGCGCGCGCCGACCGCGCGGGTTTCGGCGCGCTCGGCGAGCGCCACGCTGCTGCTGCGGCCGGCGCCGGCGGCGGGCTGTCGCTGGACGTCGCCGGCGCCCTGCGCGTTCGCGGCGAGGCGCTCGTGAACCTCGACCTGGATCGCGGCGTGACGCCGTCGGGCGCGCCGCTGTTTCCAGTGCCGCTCGCCGATCCATCCGGGCAGACGCTCACGACCGCCGACATGCGCCTGCGCACGGACTGGGCGTTCGCGGCGCCGGGCACGGGCGTGCGCGTCGTCGTGCGCGTCGACGTGCTCGACAACCTCGCGCTCGGCAGCACGCCCGAGGGGCGCCCCGCGACCGGCCGCGCGCCGACCCCGGCCGCGTCGCCCGGCCAGCAGCCGCCGGCCGACGCCCTGCGCGTCAAGCGCGCCTATGGCGAGGCGGTCACGCCGCTCGGTGTGCTCGCGGCCGGTCGCATGGGCAGCCACTGGGGCCTCGGCATGCTCGCCAACGGCGGCGACTGCGCCGACTGCGACGGCGGCGACGCGGCCGACCGCATCGCGTTCGCCGCGCCGGTGGCCGGGCACGTGTGGGCCGCGGCCTACGACTGGACGTCCACCGGCCCCACCGCGCGCCGCCGCGACGCCGTCCGCGCCCTGGACGTCGAGCCGACCGACCGGGTCAACACGGTCACCTTCGCGGTGTTGCGCTACCACAGCGACGTGGCGATCGCGCGCCGGCGCCGCGCGGGCCGGCTCACCGTCGACTACGGCGCGTACGTGTCGCACCGCTGGCAGGACAACGACGTGCCGGCCGACTACCTGCCGGTCGCGCAGCCGGTGCCGATCGACGCCGAGCAGGTGATGGCGCGCGGCTATCGCGCCACCGCGGTCGACGGCTGGGCGCGACTCGCGCTGCCCGGCGGCCGCGTCGAGGTCGAGGCGGCCGCGCTGCGCGCGCGCGTCGACCAGGCGTCGCTAGTCCCTGGCGTGTCGTATCCGGCGCCGGTCGACTCGTCGCAGTTCGGCGCGGCGGTCGAGACGGACCTGTGGCCGGCGCCGGGGTGGACGCTCGGCTTCGACTTCGGGTTCGCCAGCGGCGACCCGGCGCCCGGTTTCGGCGCGTTCCCCCGGCCGCTGGCGCCGCCCGCGACCGCCGGCGACATCGACGGCCCGCAGGCCAACCCGCCGTTCGACAACCGGGTCGACAACTTCCGGTTTCACCCCGATTACCGGATCGACCGCATCCTGTTTCGCGAGATCGTCGGCACGGTCACGGATGCGGTCTACCTCAAGCCCCGCGTCGCCGTGGATCTGGTCGACCTGGGGCGGGCGCGCATGACGCTGTCGCTGGCCGCGGTCGCGTCGTTCGCCGTCGAGCCGTCGTCGACGCCGTCGGGCGCTCGCGGGCTCGGCGTCGAGATCGACCCGACGATTGCGTATACATCCGATGGGTTCGCCGCGGTGATCGAACACGCGGTGTTGGTGCCGCTCGCCGGGCTCGACAACCCGGGCGAGGGGCTGGACGCGCGCACGGCGCAGCTTTGGCGCGCGCGCCTGGAGTACTCCTTCTGATGCAGCGGGCGGTCGATCGTGTACGTGGCCGCGCCCGACGGCGGCGCCGTTTTGCGGTCGCTGCGGCCGCGGCCATCGCCGCGGCGGCGCCGGCCGGGTGCGGCGACAACCTCACGCATCCGGGAGCCGATGCCGGCGCCAGCCCTCTCGCGTGCCTGCCGAACCTCGACGGGCGCATCGACGCCGACGAACTGCCGGTGGTC from Deltaproteobacteria bacterium harbors:
- a CDS encoding alpha/beta fold hydrolase, whose product is MAGDGAGVRHRGRRSGAVLGALSLHRRRRRPTRDAVRHVRRGAHPRGVDAHRRGGGHDLAYLPVRLRVFRRRRVDRVERLRAGRGVRHGARSAEVGAMTAPVARPPVWAVAAAAMLASGCPRFHSGPLPGEPADATFAEVDGVRVRYVDVGQGPAVVLIHGFGSSLDIWDGVIDALRADHRVLALDLKGFGWSSRPPGDYSPAAQARLVLALANARGIDRFSVVGHSWGASVALALALAAPDRVDRVALYSAWVYEEQLPSLFLWARAPVLGEALFSLVYRERIADRVAYAYYDPESVPQARVDAVEELFRRPGTTAAALAAVRGQRYARLQRHYKDVRQPVLLIWGREDRVARLPFGERLAGDLPNARLVVVPRCGHIPMREAAAATTRALVAFLAGGES
- a CDS encoding TIGR04551 family protein, giving the protein MGARAGARRGAVFAGLPRADRRPRRVCVLRPGVGAAGAGRCGRGAVSSPGYDGGGARGRPRPALRAAPAPLQGCAPAGTADLGPRGPRRATAVRRAPRRRPAERAPGGRSALRSHPDARGGRRHDARARRVLGRRGVVTARAGRAAAVRGHALLALAAAIAAPAAARADRAGFGALGERHAAAAAGAGGGLSLDVAGALRVRGEALVNLDLDRGVTPSGAPLFPVPLADPSGQTLTTADMRLRTDWAFAAPGTGVRVVVRVDVLDNLALGSTPEGRPATGRAPTPAASPGQQPPADALRVKRAYGEAVTPLGVLAAGRMGSHWGLGMLANGGDCADCDGGDAADRIAFAAPVAGHVWAAAYDWTSTGPTARRRDAVRALDVEPTDRVNTVTFAVLRYHSDVAIARRRRAGRLTVDYGAYVSHRWQDNDVPADYLPVAQPVPIDAEQVMARGYRATAVDGWARLALPGGRVEVEAAALRARVDQASLVPGVSYPAPVDSSQFGAAVETDLWPAPGWTLGFDFGFASGDPAPGFGAFPRPLAPPATAGDIDGPQANPPFDNRVDNFRFHPDYRIDRILFREIVGTVTDAVYLKPRVAVDLVDLGRARMTLSLAAVASFAVEPSSTPSGARGLGVEIDPTIAYTSDGFAAVIEHAVLVPLAGLDNPGEGLDARTAQLWRARLEYSF